The following are encoded together in the Candidatus Tanganyikabacteria bacterium genome:
- a CDS encoding Flp family type IVb pilin, which produces MKRLRDLLVQEDGQALTEYGLILGLLAVACVAAVTAMGTNINALLQSIATAIGGAAGSGGSTP; this is translated from the coding sequence ATGAAACGGCTACGTGATCTCCTCGTCCAGGAAGACGGCCAGGCCCTGACGGAGTACGGCTTGATCCTCGGTCTCCTTGCTGTGGCCTGCGTCGCCGCGGTGACGGCCATGGGCACGAACATCAATGCCCTTCTCCAGTCCATCGCCACCGCGATCGGCGGGGCGGCGGGAAGCGGCGGTTCGACGCCCTAG
- a CDS encoding pilus assembly protein yields MRLKPGTRAKRAGQALVETALVLPVLLGLIFGIFLFGRVYASYLVVASATRQGARLAAIGRGEAEVRAAVSETLAAAGLASGASVSIAGTDGAAGDPVTVDVVAFLDSPVPVPGLPDPVPLAGRSVMRRE; encoded by the coding sequence ATGCGACTGAAACCCGGGACGCGCGCGAAACGGGCCGGGCAGGCCCTGGTCGAGACGGCCCTCGTCTTGCCGGTCCTGCTCGGCCTGATCTTCGGAATCTTCCTCTTCGGGCGCGTGTACGCGAGTTACCTGGTCGTGGCGAGTGCGACCCGGCAAGGCGCCCGCCTTGCCGCGATCGGGCGGGGCGAGGCGGAAGTCCGGGCCGCCGTGTCCGAGACCCTGGCCGCTGCGGGACTGGCATCCGGGGCGAGCGTGTCGATCGCGGGCACGGACGGCGCGGCGGGCGATCCGGTGACGGTGGACGTGGTGGCCTTCCTGGACAGCCCGGTCCCGGTACCGGGCCTACCCGATCCGGTGCCGCTCGCGGGCCGGTCGGTCATGCGAAGGGAGTGA